The following are encoded together in the Kutzneria kofuensis genome:
- a CDS encoding alpha/beta fold hydrolase — MTTIPGFRTHRIPVAEGVALHVAVGGTGRPIVLLHGFPQTHLMWRYVAADLAADHTVICPDLRGYGASDKPDHGYDKRTMAADIVAVAGELGHDEFALAGHDRGALVAFRAGLDHPDKITHLTCLDVVPTLDMWDVMHGTAAAVGFHLYLMAQPPGLPERLIAASPDVFFGHFLDAWTRDPGAIPPDVRAHYLDACRHAVPSIVRDFRASSTIDVEHDTQDKGDNQLRMPVTVLQQDWGLGGEELWRAWAPKLDHRTVTCGHFMAEEDPKLIADVLRA; from the coding sequence ATGACCACTATTCCCGGCTTCCGGACCCACCGCATCCCCGTCGCCGAGGGCGTCGCGCTGCACGTCGCGGTCGGCGGAACCGGCCGGCCGATCGTGCTGCTGCACGGGTTCCCGCAGACGCACCTGATGTGGCGGTACGTCGCCGCCGACCTGGCCGCCGACCACACGGTGATCTGCCCCGACCTGCGCGGCTACGGGGCCAGCGACAAGCCGGACCACGGCTACGACAAGCGCACGATGGCCGCCGACATCGTCGCGGTGGCCGGTGAACTCGGCCACGACGAGTTCGCGCTCGCCGGCCACGACCGCGGCGCCCTCGTCGCCTTCCGCGCCGGCCTGGACCACCCGGACAAGATCACGCACCTGACCTGCCTGGACGTGGTGCCCACTCTTGACATGTGGGACGTCATGCACGGGACGGCCGCCGCGGTCGGCTTCCACCTGTACCTGATGGCGCAGCCGCCCGGCCTGCCGGAGCGGTTGATCGCCGCCAGCCCCGACGTGTTCTTCGGCCACTTCCTCGACGCCTGGACCCGCGACCCCGGGGCGATCCCGCCGGACGTCCGGGCCCACTACCTCGACGCGTGCCGACACGCCGTGCCGTCGATCGTGCGGGATTTTCGCGCATCGTCCACGATCGACGTCGAGCACGACACCCAGGACAAGGGCGACAACCAGCTCCGGATGCCCGTGACCGTGCTCCAACAGGACTGGGGTCTCGGCGGCGAGGAGCTGTGGCGGGCGTGGGCCCCGAAGCTCGACCACCGCACGGTGACCTGCGGCCACTTCATGGCCGAGGAGGATCCGAAGCTGATCGCGGACGTGCTCAGGGCTTGA
- a CDS encoding LLM class flavin-dependent oxidoreductase, translated as MKIDLFNEIQNPRPWPPGHEQHRFRRAIEQAKLADELGYGCWWQVEHHGAGEFSLSSAPELVLAAIAQHTNRIRIGHSAVLAPGRFNHPIRVAERAATLDHLSGGRVELGLTRSTIPEWRLFGIEPAQARAQTQEAFEMVPKMWTTDDFSYHSENYRIENVSIGPKPLQRPHPPLWQAAASPTSFEDAGRRGVGVLGTTMWESLERVGRMIKLYRAAAEACTEPVGSFVNNQVGYFTFVHCAETDEQAMRNGAAAAAAWYTVTALRFFEAATEFAATMQRHQELLDSPDGGGLTGDFLRGEIDNAPTDAQLLIGRVLQGEDVPEEELFTVLSAQQSLIVGSPETCREKLSTYADLGIDRLMCLHQIGSIPDEAVDTSIRLIGELIPEFDR; from the coding sequence GTGAAGATCGATCTGTTCAACGAGATCCAGAATCCCCGGCCGTGGCCGCCGGGCCACGAGCAGCACCGCTTCCGGCGGGCCATCGAGCAGGCGAAGCTGGCCGACGAGCTGGGCTACGGCTGCTGGTGGCAGGTCGAGCACCACGGGGCCGGCGAGTTCAGCCTGTCCTCGGCGCCGGAACTGGTGCTGGCCGCGATCGCCCAGCACACCAACCGGATCCGGATCGGCCACTCCGCTGTGCTGGCGCCCGGCCGGTTCAACCACCCGATCCGGGTGGCGGAGCGGGCGGCGACGCTGGACCACCTCAGCGGCGGCCGCGTCGAACTGGGCCTGACCCGCTCCACCATCCCGGAGTGGCGGCTGTTCGGCATCGAGCCGGCGCAGGCCCGGGCGCAGACGCAGGAGGCGTTCGAGATGGTCCCCAAGATGTGGACCACCGACGATTTCTCCTACCACAGCGAGAACTACCGGATCGAGAACGTCTCGATCGGACCGAAGCCGCTGCAGCGGCCGCACCCGCCGCTGTGGCAGGCGGCGGCCAGCCCCACGTCGTTCGAGGACGCCGGCCGGCGCGGCGTCGGCGTGCTGGGCACGACCATGTGGGAGTCGCTGGAACGGGTCGGCCGAATGATCAAGCTGTACCGGGCGGCGGCCGAGGCCTGCACCGAGCCGGTGGGCTCGTTCGTGAACAATCAGGTCGGCTACTTCACGTTCGTGCACTGCGCGGAGACCGACGAGCAGGCGATGCGCAACGGCGCCGCCGCGGCCGCCGCCTGGTACACCGTGACGGCGCTGCGCTTCTTCGAGGCGGCAACCGAGTTCGCCGCCACCATGCAGCGCCACCAGGAGCTGCTGGACTCCCCCGACGGCGGCGGGCTCACCGGCGACTTCCTGCGCGGCGAGATCGACAACGCCCCGACCGACGCCCAGCTGCTGATCGGCCGGGTGCTGCAGGGCGAGGACGTGCCGGAGGAGGAGCTGTTCACGGTGCTCAGCGCGCAGCAGTCGCTGATCGTCGGCAGCCCCGAGACGTGCCGGGAGAAGCTGAGCACCTACGCCGACCTGGGCATCGACCGGCTGATGTGCCTGCACCAGATCGGCAGCATCCCCGACGAGGCGGTGGACACCAGCATCCGGCTGATCGGCGAGCTGATCCCGGAGTTCGATCGTTAG
- a CDS encoding TetR/AcrR family transcriptional regulator: MSPEKSQLRSDAAQNRDRILAVARELFASRGIDVQMATIARRAGVGVATLYRRFPTKESLVAEVFEDQFRTCVASMDEALADPDPWRGLCRAVEKICAMQAVDRGFGAAFLASFPAAVDIERERDRAVREVSVLVERAKQTGQLRADFVPEDLTLLLMANNGIVADTPEATLAASRRLVAYLLNSFRAEHAGPLPPPVSIDLRNVLP; this comes from the coding sequence ATGAGCCCCGAGAAGTCTCAACTCCGGTCGGACGCCGCGCAGAACCGCGACCGCATCCTCGCGGTCGCCCGCGAGCTGTTCGCGTCACGCGGAATCGATGTGCAGATGGCCACGATCGCGCGCCGGGCCGGGGTCGGCGTCGCCACCCTCTACCGTCGCTTCCCGACCAAGGAGTCGCTGGTCGCCGAGGTGTTCGAGGACCAGTTCCGGACGTGTGTGGCCAGCATGGACGAGGCTCTGGCCGATCCCGACCCGTGGCGCGGGCTGTGCCGCGCGGTCGAGAAGATCTGCGCGATGCAGGCCGTCGACCGGGGGTTCGGCGCCGCGTTCCTGGCGTCCTTCCCCGCCGCCGTCGACATCGAGCGGGAACGGGACCGCGCCGTGCGGGAAGTCTCCGTGCTGGTCGAACGGGCCAAGCAGACCGGGCAGCTGCGGGCCGACTTCGTGCCCGAGGACCTGACCCTGCTGTTGATGGCCAACAACGGCATCGTCGCCGACACACCGGAGGCCACACTGGCGGCGTCCCGGCGACTCGTCGCGTACCTGCTCAACTCGTTTCGCGCCGAACACGCCGGGCCGCTGCCGCCGCCGGTGTCGATCGACCTCAGGAACGTGCTCCCCTAG
- a CDS encoding GNAT family N-acetyltransferase gives MTDTEVLRKDNRYELWVDGKLAGLAAYADRDEQRVFHHTEVNHAYRGQGLSTVLIERALADAKASGKRIVPVCPAVAAYLGKHDGFADVTDPVTDETLDWIEGLFDKKR, from the coding sequence GTGACCGACACCGAGGTGCTTCGCAAGGACAATCGCTACGAGCTGTGGGTCGACGGCAAGCTCGCGGGGCTCGCGGCGTACGCGGACCGCGATGAGCAGCGGGTTTTCCACCACACGGAGGTCAACCACGCCTACCGTGGGCAGGGATTGTCCACTGTGCTCATCGAGCGGGCGCTGGCGGACGCGAAGGCGTCGGGGAAGCGGATCGTGCCGGTGTGCCCGGCGGTGGCGGCGTATCTGGGCAAGCATGACGGGTTCGCCGACGTGACGGACCCGGTGACGGACGAGACGCTGGACTGGATCGAGGGGCTGTTCGACAAGAAGCGCTAG
- a CDS encoding helix-turn-helix transcriptional regulator: MLVGRAAELDLFRALLRDLVAGRGRSVLVEGEPGIGKSALVTAGFGMARTLGCRVLWATADELVSRFPLRTLLDALSPEERETFDARPAAGDAVLAGVEQFLALIDQLCAKSPVVLVLDDVHWADEASLLVWGRLGRAVDQLPLLLVGAARPMPRRSQVAELRRTLTGQGAMVMRLRELPAQQVDELVDDLVGAPSGPRLRAMARQAGGNPLYVRELVDALVRENRVEREDAGFAELAADVERAPASLGTAIADRLAFLSDPTLHDLRPAVLLGTEFSVADLAAVSGRTVVDVAEGIEEALTAGVLAERGDRFAFRHPLIRQALYAAIPEALRSALHQDAAYALVRTNGAVERIAAQLLAARGDMADWVPQWLAEHATFLTQQAPQIAEQLMGWALERIPPDDRLHDRLESQLAVAAYLQGNGELCERMARKVLARTTDPDQAARMTWALASTLQRSRRFAAARDTLDTTLQDPGISPTWQARLLAMSARLWRSGRRFDDSAADKALAHAELAEDPTAIGYALHEVSLVRLRRRDTAGALRAVRRALEVIGDDPYTLDLRQMLLINQTAFVAVFDDWDETRTSMRAAIALAERTGTPRLCTVHTTAADCLCAMGEWDDAMAATEVAVDYLPEADAWPELWERVYSIRALIAGHRDDITSVEADLARPPVRGSDSILLIRARALPEERAGRPERALAVLKETLDPDRAEKYQYWRHRWSPQLVRLAVELGELDTAMAAVELLEYEAEQEPTPHKLAAVQWCRGLLAGDPAGVLRAAEYFRRTKRPLELGNCLEDAAVLMADEDRTAALATLTDAVDVYLSLGATWDVMRADARARRHGVRRGRRGPRNRPATGWDALTGAELKVAVLVADGLSNPDIAAMLFLSRRTVQTHVSHILAKLGAQSRVEIARMAGERRPT; encoded by the coding sequence GTGCTCGTGGGTCGCGCTGCCGAACTCGACCTCTTCCGCGCGCTGCTGCGGGACCTGGTCGCCGGGCGCGGCCGTTCGGTACTGGTGGAGGGCGAACCGGGAATCGGGAAGTCGGCCCTTGTCACGGCGGGGTTCGGCATGGCCCGCACGCTGGGGTGTCGCGTGTTGTGGGCGACGGCCGACGAGCTGGTGAGTCGTTTTCCGTTGCGTACGCTGCTCGACGCACTGTCGCCGGAAGAACGGGAAACATTCGACGCACGCCCGGCGGCGGGCGACGCGGTGCTGGCCGGGGTCGAGCAGTTTCTGGCCCTGATCGACCAGTTGTGCGCGAAATCGCCGGTGGTACTGGTGCTGGACGACGTGCACTGGGCGGACGAGGCGAGCCTGCTGGTGTGGGGCCGGCTGGGCCGAGCGGTCGACCAGCTGCCGCTGCTGCTGGTGGGCGCGGCCCGGCCGATGCCGCGCCGGTCGCAGGTCGCCGAGCTGCGGCGCACGCTGACCGGCCAGGGGGCCATGGTGATGCGCCTGCGGGAACTGCCGGCACAGCAGGTGGACGAGCTCGTGGACGACCTCGTCGGCGCGCCGTCGGGCCCACGGCTGCGGGCGATGGCGCGGCAGGCCGGCGGCAATCCGCTGTACGTGCGCGAGTTGGTCGACGCCCTGGTCCGGGAGAACCGCGTCGAGCGCGAGGATGCGGGCTTCGCCGAGCTGGCGGCGGACGTGGAGCGGGCGCCGGCGTCGCTGGGCACCGCGATCGCCGACCGGTTGGCGTTCCTGTCCGATCCGACGCTCCACGACCTCCGCCCGGCGGTGTTGCTCGGCACGGAATTCTCCGTCGCCGATCTCGCGGCCGTCAGCGGACGGACGGTGGTCGACGTGGCCGAGGGCATCGAAGAGGCGCTGACGGCGGGCGTCCTGGCCGAGCGGGGCGACCGGTTCGCCTTCCGGCACCCGCTGATCCGGCAGGCCCTGTACGCGGCGATTCCCGAGGCGCTGCGCTCGGCGCTGCACCAGGACGCCGCCTACGCCCTCGTACGCACGAACGGCGCTGTGGAACGGATTGCCGCGCAGTTGCTCGCCGCCCGCGGGGACATGGCCGACTGGGTGCCGCAGTGGTTGGCCGAGCACGCCACCTTCCTGACGCAGCAGGCGCCGCAGATCGCCGAGCAGCTGATGGGCTGGGCGCTGGAGCGGATCCCGCCGGACGACCGGCTGCACGACCGGCTGGAGTCGCAGCTGGCCGTCGCGGCTTACCTGCAGGGCAACGGGGAACTGTGCGAGCGCATGGCGCGCAAGGTGTTGGCGCGGACCACCGATCCCGACCAGGCGGCCCGGATGACCTGGGCGCTGGCGAGCACCCTCCAGCGGTCGCGGCGGTTCGCCGCGGCACGGGACACTCTGGACACCACGCTGCAAGATCCGGGTATCTCCCCGACGTGGCAGGCCCGCCTGCTGGCGATGAGCGCCCGGCTGTGGCGCTCCGGCCGCCGGTTCGACGACAGCGCGGCCGACAAGGCCCTGGCCCACGCGGAACTCGCCGAGGACCCCACCGCGATCGGGTACGCGCTGCACGAGGTGAGCCTGGTCCGGTTGCGCCGGCGCGACACCGCCGGTGCGCTGCGAGCCGTTCGCCGTGCGCTGGAAGTGATCGGCGACGACCCGTACACCCTCGATCTGCGCCAGATGCTGCTGATCAACCAGACGGCGTTCGTCGCCGTGTTCGACGACTGGGACGAGACGCGGACGTCCATGCGGGCGGCGATCGCCCTGGCCGAGCGGACCGGAACGCCCCGCCTGTGCACGGTCCACACCACAGCCGCCGACTGCCTGTGCGCCATGGGGGAGTGGGATGACGCCATGGCCGCGACGGAGGTGGCCGTCGACTACCTGCCCGAGGCCGACGCGTGGCCGGAGCTGTGGGAGCGCGTCTACAGCATCAGGGCGTTGATCGCGGGACACCGCGACGACATCACCTCCGTCGAGGCGGACCTGGCCCGCCCGCCCGTGCGCGGCTCCGACTCCATCCTGCTGATCCGGGCCCGGGCGCTGCCGGAGGAGCGGGCCGGTCGGCCGGAGCGGGCGTTGGCCGTGCTCAAGGAGACCCTGGACCCGGATCGCGCCGAGAAGTACCAGTACTGGCGGCACCGCTGGTCGCCGCAGCTGGTGCGGCTGGCCGTGGAACTGGGGGAGTTGGACACCGCCATGGCCGCGGTGGAGCTGCTCGAGTACGAGGCCGAGCAGGAGCCGACGCCGCACAAGCTGGCGGCCGTGCAGTGGTGCCGTGGCCTGCTGGCCGGCGACCCGGCCGGGGTGCTGCGGGCGGCGGAGTACTTCCGCCGGACGAAGCGTCCCCTTGAGCTGGGCAATTGCCTGGAGGACGCCGCCGTGCTGATGGCCGACGAGGACCGGACGGCCGCGCTGGCCACCCTCACCGACGCCGTCGACGTCTACCTGTCGCTCGGAGCCACCTGGGACGTGATGCGGGCCGACGCCAGGGCCCGCCGGCACGGTGTCCGCCGGGGCCGGCGCGGCCCGCGCAACCGCCCGGCGACCGGCTGGGACGCCCTCACCGGCGCCGAGCTCAAGGTCGCCGTCCTGGTCGCGGACGGACTGTCCAATCCGGACATCGCCGCGATGCTGTTCCTCTCCCGGCGGACGGTTCAGACGCACGTCTCGCACATCCTGGCCAAGCTCGGCGCGCAGTCCCGCGTCGAGATCGCCAGGATGGCGGGCGAGCGTCGGCCCACGTAG
- a CDS encoding SCO5389 family protein → MHMGVSAALHARATSGDVTDDEFVTCVRDSLPYAWQVISGVVADLGDGDFADHATPPPSEAERGQLLRALASDAIRGGLERHLGVTLAFQNCHRVAAFRPSAVDGDRHRAFVSPRGQLLNQGPELRDC, encoded by the coding sequence ATGCACATGGGTGTGTCCGCCGCCCTGCACGCCCGCGCCACCAGCGGCGACGTCACCGACGACGAGTTCGTCACCTGCGTCCGCGACTCGCTGCCGTACGCGTGGCAGGTGATCAGCGGCGTCGTCGCCGACCTCGGCGACGGCGACTTCGCGGACCACGCCACTCCCCCGCCGAGCGAGGCCGAACGCGGGCAGCTGCTGCGAGCGCTGGCATCGGACGCCATCCGCGGCGGGCTGGAACGCCACCTCGGCGTGACGCTGGCGTTCCAGAACTGCCATCGGGTCGCGGCGTTCCGCCCGTCCGCAGTGGACGGTGACCGCCACCGCGCGTTCGTGTCGCCGCGCGGGCAGTTGCTCAACCAGGGCCCGGAGCTCCGCGACTGCTGA
- a CDS encoding AfsR/SARP family transcriptional regulator, producing MHEPAGRQSATDQQAVRFGVLGPVAAWAGGEPLALKGLRHRAVLARLIVARRRVVPVSRLVADLWEEPPAGTVGAVQTFVADLRRVLEPSRPPRTPSRLLVTDGPGYALLATDVDAWEFESLVADRIPAALALWRGPAYAEFASEPWAAAERSRLAELRLRAVENLAASRLAAGAAAQAVPDLDAHVTEHPWREEGWRLLALALYQSGRQADALAVLRRARAMLADQLGLDPGPRLRRLEADVLAQDPRLDPPGVWTRAAEVYDRTVAVGSRARLESTVGLLRTLAVTGGLRAAQEHRLAAITAAEEFGDPALTARVIGAYDVPAIWTRSDDPVQAREVVAAAERTLAVLPDIPASRCRLLATVALEMRGTRSPRGPQAAGQAEDIARELGDPALLAFALNGRFMQSCTRAGMSPQRDAVGAELIELAARHDLVTFEVLGHLIRLQARSAVADFTAASAHAAAADRLAARHELPLVGVFTAWYRAMRARSASAYREAALLLEGTGMPGVERGLLPLALFSLDSEADPAADWGPYRPWIEPFLLLDNGDHAAARDALHAAPEPPADLMYELLCCLRIIAAKAVDDRGLLAELRARVAPAGAELAGAGSGLVTLGPVADHLR from the coding sequence GTGCACGAGCCTGCCGGCCGCCAATCAGCAACCGATCAGCAAGCCGTCCGGTTCGGGGTGCTCGGCCCCGTCGCCGCCTGGGCCGGTGGCGAGCCGTTGGCGTTGAAGGGACTTCGGCACCGTGCCGTGCTGGCCCGGTTGATCGTCGCCCGCCGCCGGGTCGTGCCGGTCTCGCGGCTGGTGGCGGACCTGTGGGAGGAGCCGCCGGCTGGCACCGTCGGGGCCGTGCAGACCTTCGTCGCCGACCTGCGCCGGGTGCTGGAGCCTTCGCGTCCGCCGCGTACCCCGTCCCGACTGCTGGTCACGGATGGCCCCGGATACGCCCTGCTGGCAACGGATGTGGACGCCTGGGAGTTCGAATCCCTCGTAGCCGACCGGATTCCGGCGGCGTTGGCCTTGTGGCGCGGGCCGGCCTACGCGGAGTTCGCCTCGGAGCCGTGGGCTGCGGCCGAGCGTTCCCGGCTGGCGGAGTTGCGCTTGCGGGCCGTGGAAAACCTTGCGGCGTCCAGGCTTGCTGCCGGCGCGGCGGCACAGGCCGTGCCCGACCTCGACGCTCACGTGACGGAACACCCGTGGCGCGAGGAGGGTTGGCGGCTGCTGGCGCTGGCCTTGTACCAGTCCGGCCGACAGGCGGATGCGTTGGCGGTGCTGCGGCGGGCGCGGGCGATGCTGGCCGACCAGTTGGGGCTCGATCCCGGGCCCCGGTTGCGCCGCCTCGAAGCCGATGTGCTGGCCCAGGATCCCCGGCTCGATCCGCCCGGGGTGTGGACGCGTGCCGCCGAGGTGTACGACCGCACCGTGGCCGTCGGTTCGCGGGCCCGGCTGGAGTCGACGGTCGGCCTGCTGCGCACGCTCGCCGTCACCGGGGGCCTTCGGGCGGCACAGGAACACCGGCTCGCCGCCATCACCGCCGCCGAGGAGTTCGGCGATCCGGCGTTGACCGCCCGGGTGATCGGCGCCTACGACGTTCCGGCGATCTGGACCCGCAGCGACGATCCCGTGCAGGCACGGGAGGTCGTCGCCGCCGCCGAGCGCACTTTGGCCGTGCTGCCGGACATTCCCGCCTCTCGCTGCCGTTTGCTGGCCACCGTGGCGTTGGAGATGCGCGGCACCCGGTCACCGCGCGGGCCGCAAGCCGCTGGCCAGGCCGAGGACATCGCCCGCGAACTCGGTGACCCCGCGCTGCTCGCCTTCGCCCTCAATGGACGGTTCATGCAGTCCTGCACCCGGGCCGGCATGTCGCCGCAACGGGACGCCGTCGGCGCCGAACTGATCGAGCTCGCTGCCCGGCATGACCTGGTCACCTTCGAGGTGCTCGGGCATCTCATCCGGCTGCAGGCCCGCAGCGCGGTCGCCGACTTCACTGCCGCCTCCGCGCACGCCGCCGCCGCGGATCGCCTTGCCGCACGGCATGAACTGCCGCTCGTCGGCGTCTTCACCGCTTGGTACCGAGCCATGCGCGCTCGTTCCGCCTCGGCCTATCGTGAAGCGGCCTTGCTGCTTGAGGGCACCGGGATGCCGGGCGTGGAACGGGGTCTGCTGCCGCTGGCCCTGTTCTCCCTGGACTCCGAGGCGGATCCGGCGGCGGACTGGGGTCCGTACCGGCCGTGGATCGAGCCCTTCCTGTTGCTGGACAACGGAGATCACGCCGCCGCCCGCGACGCGCTCCACGCCGCCCCCGAGCCGCCCGCCGACCTGATGTACGAACTCCTGTGCTGCCTGCGGATCATCGCCGCCAAAGCGGTTGACGACCGCGGCCTGCTGGCCGAACTCCGCGCCCGCGTCGCTCCGGCCGGCGCCGAACTCGCCGGCGCCGGCAGCGGTCTCGTCACTCTGGGGCCCGTTGCCGACCATCTGCGCTGA
- a CDS encoding SAM-dependent methyltransferase, with product MERPAWAPPDVDIDQPSISRIWDWFLDGSHNFAVDREVAKQMLRLMPEGPRMAQASRAFLRRAVRMCAASGVTQFLDIGSGIPTVGNVHEIARAADPQSRVVYVDTDPVAVSHTRQMLGDDPTTTVLRGDLRDPVEILDSPELRGTLDLDRPVAVMLIMILHFIRDEDDPVGILARFREALPPGSMLAIAHGSPNTENMPDEHLHGAREMYEKSVAQVRLRTRREVQALFHGWELVEPGVVWIPDWRPDPADAGPAFDIPNAGYAGVAVKL from the coding sequence ATGGAACGACCCGCCTGGGCGCCGCCGGACGTGGACATCGACCAGCCCAGCATCAGCCGCATCTGGGACTGGTTCCTGGACGGCTCGCACAACTTCGCGGTGGACCGCGAGGTGGCCAAGCAGATGCTGCGGCTGATGCCGGAGGGGCCGCGGATGGCGCAGGCCAGCCGGGCGTTCCTGCGCCGCGCGGTGCGGATGTGCGCCGCGTCGGGCGTGACCCAGTTCCTGGACATCGGCTCCGGCATCCCGACCGTCGGCAACGTGCACGAGATCGCCCGCGCCGCCGACCCGCAGTCGCGGGTGGTGTACGTGGACACCGATCCGGTCGCCGTCAGCCACACGCGGCAGATGCTGGGCGACGACCCGACGACCACCGTGCTGCGGGGCGACCTGCGCGACCCGGTGGAGATCCTGGACAGCCCGGAGCTGCGCGGCACCCTGGACCTCGACCGGCCGGTAGCGGTCATGCTGATCATGATCCTGCACTTCATCCGGGACGAGGACGATCCGGTCGGGATCCTGGCGAGGTTCCGGGAGGCGCTGCCGCCCGGCAGCATGCTGGCGATCGCCCACGGCAGCCCCAACACGGAGAACATGCCGGACGAGCACCTGCACGGGGCGCGCGAGATGTACGAGAAGTCCGTCGCCCAGGTGCGGCTGCGCACCCGGCGGGAGGTTCAGGCCCTGTTCCACGGGTGGGAACTGGTCGAGCCGGGCGTGGTGTGGATTCCCGACTGGCGCCCGGATCCGGCCGACGCCGGCCCCGCGTTCGACATCCCGAACGCCGGTTACGCGGGAGTGGCCGTCAAGCTCTGA
- a CDS encoding TetR/AcrR family transcriptional regulator translates to MGNREDLLAGAKQCLIERGWARTTVRDIAAAAGVNHAAIGYHFGSREALLTQAVMEAMDELGDEMASRLADVDPEHRWQALIDTFTTHRTLWVAQLEAIVQAERNEEIREHLAAGQREAREGLGGSVPNAILTGLMLQWLVDPDTAPSGAEVVAEIRALKP, encoded by the coding sequence ATGGGCAACCGTGAGGATCTGCTGGCCGGCGCCAAGCAGTGCCTGATCGAGCGTGGCTGGGCGCGCACCACCGTCCGCGACATCGCCGCCGCCGCCGGCGTGAACCACGCGGCCATCGGCTACCACTTCGGCTCCCGGGAGGCGCTGCTCACCCAGGCCGTCATGGAGGCGATGGACGAGCTCGGCGACGAGATGGCCAGCCGGCTGGCCGACGTCGACCCGGAACACCGGTGGCAGGCGCTGATCGACACCTTCACCACGCACCGGACGCTGTGGGTGGCCCAGCTGGAGGCGATCGTGCAGGCCGAGCGGAACGAGGAGATCCGCGAGCACCTGGCCGCCGGGCAGCGCGAGGCACGGGAGGGACTCGGCGGCTCGGTGCCGAACGCGATCCTGACCGGCCTGATGCTGCAATGGCTGGTGGATCCCGACACCGCTCCGTCCGGCGCGGAGGTCGTGGCCGAGATCCGGGCCCTCAAGCCCTGA
- a CDS encoding FAD-dependent monooxygenase: MTKVLISGASVAGPALAYFLSDHCDVTVVERAPGPRDSGWAIDFRGGAIEVLAELGISDRIRDLDTRSRGTAVLDADGAKTGELPREVFSGELEVPKRDLTRLLHEITADRARYVFDDSITSIRDGHVEFERSPAADYDLVIGADGVYSKVRRLAFGPAGLLHLGLSGVGFSMPNHLGLDHSGLLWQHGGAFVYLFSGNDPDRLTVGLSFGTESPELDRRSRAEQERATRAAFAGHGWEIPRLLDAMAAADDFWFGSTCQVRIDSWSAGRVALVGDAGYCAAPTSGMGTSQALIGARTLARCLLETSDHEAALVAYERELRPYVAENQEIGRAHAQSLTATPA; encoded by the coding sequence ATGACCAAGGTGCTGATCTCCGGCGCGAGCGTGGCGGGACCCGCCCTCGCCTACTTCCTGTCCGACCACTGCGACGTGACGGTGGTCGAGCGGGCGCCGGGGCCGCGGGACAGCGGCTGGGCGATCGACTTCCGCGGCGGCGCCATCGAGGTGCTGGCCGAACTCGGCATCTCGGACCGGATCCGCGACCTCGACACGAGGTCCCGCGGCACGGCGGTGCTGGACGCGGACGGCGCGAAGACCGGGGAGCTGCCGCGGGAGGTGTTCTCCGGTGAGCTGGAGGTGCCCAAGCGGGACCTGACCCGGCTGCTGCACGAGATCACCGCCGACCGTGCGCGCTACGTCTTCGATGACTCGATTACGTCCATCCGGGACGGGCACGTCGAGTTCGAGCGGAGCCCGGCCGCCGACTACGACCTGGTGATCGGCGCGGACGGCGTGTACTCGAAGGTCCGCCGGCTGGCGTTCGGCCCGGCCGGCCTGCTCCACCTGGGCCTGTCCGGGGTCGGCTTCAGCATGCCCAACCACCTGGGCCTGGACCACAGTGGACTGCTCTGGCAGCACGGCGGCGCGTTCGTCTACCTGTTCAGCGGCAACGATCCGGACCGTCTCACCGTGGGCCTGTCGTTCGGCACGGAGTCACCGGAACTGGACCGGCGCTCCCGGGCCGAGCAGGAGCGGGCCACCCGGGCCGCGTTCGCCGGCCACGGCTGGGAGATCCCGCGCCTGCTGGACGCGATGGCCGCCGCCGACGACTTCTGGTTCGGCTCCACCTGCCAGGTGCGGATCGACTCCTGGTCGGCCGGCCGGGTCGCGCTGGTCGGCGACGCCGGCTACTGCGCCGCGCCGACCAGCGGCATGGGCACCTCGCAGGCGTTGATCGGGGCGCGGACCCTGGCCCGGTGCCTCCTTGAGACCAGCGACCACGAGGCGGCGCTCGTGGCGTACGAGCGGGAACTCCGTCCGTACGTGGCCGAGAACCAGGAGATCGGCCGGGCGCACGCTCAGAGCTTGACGGCCACTCCCGCGTAA